The genomic region cgtATGCTTTCCGAAAGCACCCGTCACAGACTACGGCACAATCATTAAAATCAGCCTTTTATCCTTTAACGAGCACCGAACAAGTCGTGGCGGCCAGTGATGTACCGTTGGGAGAAAACATCTATGCCTTCGGAATGTATTATTCACCGAATTTCAATGTGGGATCGTTTTACAAATGGAGAGTTATTTGGTGAGAAGTATATTTATGGGAGTTGTGTTCTGAACAATTATTATAAAACTGAAATGCACCAATGTGCGGCTTTCAGTTATAGTCAGTTTCTAGCGTTTAATACAtctttgtgaaaatattaaatataattttccgTTGTATTTAGCATGTTAAAGGTTACGATTAATACCAACCAGTAACTTCAGGCAACTAATAAGGCAGAATATCATCGACGTATCATTAGTGTTCCAAACGGTGTCAAAGAGAAGATTTCCTCGTTCAAAAGACTCCGGAGAATCAAATCCCATGGGTGTCCAAGGCGCAGCGCTAGTGCGAGCCAACTCCACGCCAGAGGTGTGTAACAGAATCTCGAGTCTTGGAACCGGAGTCatcctccggtattacgaaccgTTAACCATCGATCTACAATATACGATCTTACGGTCACAGTGACTCTCTTAGGAGTGAGGCCTGGTCCTCCCACTAGGGAATGTTGTgtcattaaatgaaaaataaaaaatgaaataaaaataaaatccggCTAACAACAATTTGGGACACACTGGAAATGCTCGGAAATTAAAATCCACAATCATAATATGTAATTTTGACACAGACCGCTCTTACCGAAACATTATTCAATGCAAAGGAAGGAATAAATGATTGTATCTTTTCGATTTAAGATTAAAAACCTAGAAATTATAACATATAGCTTCCGTTGGGCATTAAATTTGACAGGTTGGACCGAAAATGTTAAATATTATCTTGAAATTATTTCCATATCATTATCATAAAACCCCATTTGGTACATCTCTTGCAGAAGTAATACAAGTAAAACCCAAGAAAGCATCCCCAAACAACGGCTCCatcacgcacacaaccaaatcGTAGAattatacatacacacacacacacacgtatacAAACGTACATTGCCATCCAGGGATACGAAGGAACGGCCGACTTCCGAAAGTTCACTCGAGAGCTTTACCCGAAGTTTTGGCCGCGCGCGCGTTTGTTCGACACCGATTCCGCTTTGTAGGTGGTATATCGTCGTGTGGTGGAAACCTGTGGGTTCGATGATTTTCCAAAACCCATTTCAGCCACCTCCGGCCCGCCGCTGCTCTTCCATCTCCACAGGCACGATATAAGTAAAAGGACACGCTCGTCGTCGTGGTGGAGGTAAGCAGAGGAACAGTGCGTTGCAGTTTACAAAACGTGCAATGAGAGAGCAGTATGTGCCACGACGTTTCATGCACGCGGAAGGATAGTGTGGCACCGGCGGGGCATTCTCCACGCGTGCCACCATCCCCTACCGGTGTGGCCAGCGGCGTGCcatcctttctttttctcttttcccacCAAAAACCTGCTCGTGGCTTACGAGGAGAGCGAGAACGACCATATAGCACCgatcgcgtgtgtgtgtgtgtaagcgcgcgcgcgcacaagTGTACTCCCTTCCGGTTTTCCTTTGGCAAGGGCAGGCCCGTTCCTTTTTCccgtacgacgacgacggcgacgacgtcgacgaaaGTGCGTATGCATAGAAGAGTCGGCGGTAAAGTTCGGAGCGGGACAAGGATTTCCGGGCGAAGATGCGTGCAACGGTATGCGTGCCAAATGGGGCGCTCTACTGCCGGTTTGTgagtgcttgtgtgtgtgtttgcacggCCAGCGCAGTTCCGGATCCTGGCTCGTGTGTGCGCCGAGGGATGGGAAgcggatgtttattttccctccaaaGGCGCGAAACGAGAAACGAATCGCTAACGAACGAACAAGCGGACCAGTTGTCCCATACTCCTTTACCTGAACGTCCCCATCCCGCCGGGAAATGCAGTACCCCACCAACGCAtccttcactttcttcccaaccATCCCCCTCCTTTAGGGAAGCAATTTTTCGATTTAAACTGCAAAAATTCTTTCTTCTGCACCGTAAACGTGGGGGAAAGATGAAGCAATTGGTCAACCGAGGTAGGGAGATGGGGAGTGGGGTGAGTGTATGCGGCAACAATAGCAACAGCATCTCACACCCATTCTCAGGATGCACCGGAAACAGAACTGAACCCCacgcctcctcctccccccgcagcaattcgtttttgtttcgcttctcTGCTCTCCGTGTAAATGGCCTTTTTCGGTGGTCAAACGGCCCGTTTTCCACCCAACCCATCCACCCTCCTCCAGGGTCTGTGGCTGTGGTTTTGCCAATCCGTTTGGGTGCCCAGCATCGATACTGATGCTGCCGACAGTAAGAGGTGGGTACGgtccatgtgtgtgtttgtgtttggatGCGCTGGAATAGAACAGGTGAGCACCTGGGAGGGAAAAGAGGGTGTGTGGATCGTTAGAAATTGAACTACGCACAAGAACGGaccacacgcacgcacacgcggGATTGGAAATTTGAGAGAAGCGCACCCCGTAGGGAGGTGCATATGCAAACTTGCATTAATTGTGCTGCCTCTgcccaacacacacatacacacatacatccCTCCAACGGGTCAGGGAGTTCGCCGGCAAAAAACCCCCGCTTACCAACAACAACGGTACGTCGGGCGACGTAAGGAAAGATGATATCGAGAACGGTTGCAGGGGGCGTGAGGGGGACgctgcagcggcggcggcggcggcggggtTCTACATTCTACCTTCTGCTCCACGGTGCAGAACCGGGCCGCAGCCTGTCCTAGCCACAAAAGCTCAATACATATATTTCCGTAGCCGTGCACAAACTAATGGCGATGGAGAGAATGGGAAGCCTCTTTCGCCAACCGTTGTgcccagccagccagccagccagccagccactTCGGACGGGATTCTGTGTACGCGTCGTTTTTGATCCCCGGGTGCCACGAGGTGGACGGAAGAAAGGGGGAGGATCTAACCGCACCGCGCACCGGGCCATGGCGTGCCTTAATTTCCAAAGGTGGAGTAGTGCGTACCTGGCGAGGTCCACTGTCCGTACACGTACGTACGGATGGACGTTCGTCGTTCGCTTCGCTTCGCTCGTCCGCTCGGTCGGTGACGGTTTTAATGGTAAACATAATATATTGCAAGTAAATATGGCTACCCGACCGGCCGTGAGATGAGATGAAGGAGCGAATCTAATACCTATTCGCATGAAAGCACGCACTGCACTCGTTGGTGTTGGGTGGTTGGACGCGGGACCTTCCGTGGGGATCAGTGTGCATCGGTGTGTGAGGGGTACGTTGCGATCCCTGCACCCAcccacgacgacgatgacgcacTGGAGAGAATCCGATCGATTGAAGGCTGCATTTGAATTCTGGGTAGGCTCGGTAACCTCAAACCACATaaccgacgacaacgacgacgtcgaTGCGAGAACCGAGTCCCAGGACCTCACGATAATGACGAAAGCCAGGCGTGGGAGGGGGGCCGGTGTGGCGACGGAGGGATCTTTGCAAAATCAACCACCAAGCATTAACTACCTAGTGCTGGCCCTTGCCCtgacgcgcacacacacacgcacattttAGGCCCATGCGTTGGCTACCCCATTTTCCCGGGAACATcatgatgatgcaaaatgcaaATACGAAAATTTCCATTCGGTCAGATCCATCTCCCATACCAGCGCTTCTCTCCTGCCCCTCCGGCCTTGCCGGTTGAAGCCTTATTTTATTCGCTATATCTCTTCACGGGTCCCAAAATGCGTGGCCCGCCACACACCACGGTCCGGAAACCGGTCCGAAAATTCCCGGGAATCTTCACCCTTGTGTGCCGGGGGGACGCTGCGATAGGAAGGCTGGCtcaaggtttttgtttagaATCTCGCTGCGTGCGGTTTTTCCGGACaatggaaaattgaatgtCGCCGGGtccgctctctctctttctctcgcctgtcccccggttcggttcggtggtgTCTCGGAAATTAATAACCGCCCTCTGCACAACCTTCCGCACGGATGGGGACCGAAAATTTCATCTAGCCTCTGTGTCTCACTTCCATCCCAGCACATCCGGAGGAGCGGACAGTTGAATGGTGCTTCATTTAAATATAACCCTAAAAGAAACGTCGATAGAAAACTGTCACACGCCGTGCGCGTCCTTGCCATCGAGCTGGTCCTCGTGCCCGGGGTTCGCGTGCCTTTCAATCAACTCGCCGGATCTATCCGATTTCTAATTAAACTTGTTTTTGTCCTGCCCGAGATTGAAGACCGGACCATCAAAGTTACGTTTGGGATCGATGCATACGGCTTGGACCCAGGACGACATTTCTGCTGAAATCAATGGGCAATTGATTCAAATCTGAGGTGACTTTTCCTAAAATGGATTCCAACTAATTGTTGGCAATTTTCTTGCACCATTAATACATGTCACTTACGCCTGCCTTTGGAAGCTTCCTACAATAAGTAAACTTTGGTTAGTGAACAACAAGGCAAGTAAGAAAAGAACCTCAAAGACGCAACAAACGTTTCGATCGATGAAGTTTCGAAGAAGTCATCGCCAACCGGAAAGCAGAGACGAAAATAAATCGAACGCGGTTTCACAGATCCTAGCAGGAAGAGAAGCCTCCCTGTTAGAAGATGCGTTTAACGCGAGGTGGATGATTGCGGCTGCAAGTGCACATTTGCCTCCCAGCGGTGGGCGAACCAGCCGGGTGGTTTCTAATCAGCAACCCGCATATTATTTGACGATGTGTCCCATCTCTAATTGAAGCCGTCACCGAAACACCGCGCGAGATCGAAACGGTGGTGGGACGACCTCCGTTGCCAGTGGCAAGGTACGACGATGGCGGTTGCGGGCAAGTCGGGTCTATAATTGCACGGCCACTCGGTTGGCACAAATCAACCCATCCTCCAGGCGAAACCCAACCGCGGCGGATGCGCTCGCAACTTTCAGGCGTGCGCGCACTGACACTAATGGGAAAATCGTGAAGACCGCCCCGGTTGCCATCAAGGCACCGTACATCCACCGCGAGCTCGACCCCAGAAGCTCTTTCACCCGGTCGACTCTTGTTGTTAACCCTCGCCGccatatgcaaaaaaaaacctcaaggCATCAACAAAAAGCAGTTGGAAAAAACCAAATTGCGAACCACGAACCATCATGCAGGGGATTTTATTAAAGCGCTGCCAGAGAGATGTCGCGATGGGAACCGAAAAACATGCCGCATCATCATGGCGACCCGCAAAATTACGCGGGTCATTCAAAATGGCCGCGCTGTCCGCACGGCACAGGTGAAGGAACTGTTGACGTGTGGACGGCACCGAGTGCACCCCCAATGAAAGTTTGTGTCTGTGTACGGGTAAGAGAGGTGGTtaaataagtttaaaaaagaatgGCAGATTCTAAATGAAATTCCCTCCGGATGACATACGGTAGCGATGTCTGTCGCGCAACGCTATCTTTCTTCCGTCCGATCTAGCAAATCTGGTTGCCGTTCGCTTTTTGGCCCGTGGATGGGAAAGGCCAGCCCTGCCTGCCTGCCGTCGTCGTACGCATACAATGGAAACGCAATTCCGCGTTCGGTACTACGGTACATACCTGGCAAACTATCCGGGAGCCTGCCCTCACGAAGCCTGATAGTAGGATATCTGCTCCGTTTATATTTCGCgttggtttttcgtttcgtttgcccGATGCACTCTTCCTAACGATATGGCTGCCCGGTCTTCTCCGTTTACCAATGGTTCGAAGGATGATGTTTCGCTTTTTCGCGCACGCAGTAGGCCTTCGTTTAGTAGTTGCTTTGGAAATGATTAAAATCAAATCCGAACGGGTTGCGCTGCGACATCATGGCGGCACTTTGGGCGGCCGCTAGCGAGTGATGGTGTTGTTGTGCCGAGGCGCCACTGTTACCACCGCCAACGGTACCAGTCTGCTGATgaagttgctgctgctgttgctggagcagatgatgttgttgctgctgctgctgctgctgctgttgctgctgatggtgaagGCTCTGCTggagttgctgttgctgctgctgctgctggtgctgcatGAGTGCTGCATTGTTCATCATCGTCGCTTGCTGCGat from Anopheles coustani chromosome 3, idAnoCousDA_361_x.2, whole genome shotgun sequence harbors:
- the LOC131258909 gene encoding G-box-binding factor-like, yielding MGAFATPFGNNLGSLLQQQNQQQSHQQQQHHLQQQQQQQHHQQQQQQLHHHHQTQHQQQQQHHQSQQATMMNNAALMQHQQQQQQQQLQQSLHHQQQQQQQQQQQQHHLLQQQQQQLHQQTGTVGGGNSGASAQQHHHSLAAAQSAAMMSQRNPFGFDFNHFQSNY